One window of the Leucobacter komagatae genome contains the following:
- a CDS encoding GNAT family N-acetyltransferase: protein MRVTDLDETARILWEGFRDDPVWGPAFPEHADRAAHAIAHWRFMADQAVKRGEPLVAELPDGSLGAVSTWFPPGEDEIAEEDLGAYERLLRGTIGDAAAEALLGEGDLFAEARPTAPHAYLSLLAVSPAARGLGIGMRLVAAALERYDATGLQTYLESSNPANDARYERLGYVAAKQVHIPGSPTVQTYLRQPAAG from the coding sequence ATGCGGGTGACAGATCTCGACGAGACCGCACGCATCCTCTGGGAAGGGTTCCGAGACGACCCCGTCTGGGGCCCGGCGTTCCCAGAGCACGCAGACCGGGCAGCGCACGCAATCGCGCACTGGCGGTTCATGGCCGACCAGGCGGTGAAGCGCGGCGAGCCGCTCGTCGCGGAGCTCCCCGACGGTTCGCTCGGCGCGGTCTCCACGTGGTTCCCGCCAGGCGAGGACGAGATCGCCGAGGAAGACCTCGGCGCGTACGAGCGGCTGCTCCGCGGCACGATCGGTGACGCGGCCGCTGAGGCGCTGCTTGGCGAAGGCGATCTGTTCGCCGAGGCGCGGCCAACCGCGCCTCACGCGTACCTCTCACTGCTCGCGGTCTCACCGGCCGCACGCGGGCTCGGCATCGGCATGCGACTCGTCGCGGCGGCGCTCGAACGCTACGACGCGACCGGCCTGCAGACGTACCTGGAATCGTCAAACCCAGCGAACGACGCGCGCTACGAGCGCCTCGGCTACGTCGCGGCGAAGCAGGTCCACATCCCCGGCTCGCCGACGGTGCAGACCTACCTCAGGCAGCCGGCGGCGGGCTGA
- a CDS encoding N-formylglutamate amidohydrolase has translation MSTNSLDLIPAGTVFTAEQITHYANSDSRSLDEAIADADLLVATPHSGAAIPEELAEFLSPALTRRLQYDFSDVATASIVRRWAEIDPRIVAVINPHPRLIRDPNRKKPDDVRADLAAAIERVREAGAWQKVDLTGVDAIRPVTFSFFPILEIPETDEGLQRLVDAFADTAEQGLGVYERTREELTDRFIAQGLERGGSFTRLSFHDTMNTTTTREGAVNVARAEADRLPAVVALSNRGDHDGEERDPEDRPTMDPAALRALAAAHREGFEVADPAAVLLNQPYLGSEEIRAAGARFGAMRAEAKAANFTPGAVQAEFLREFLLGPAAAAELQEPGTDWIEEDPAHIDAIAQACKRAWDAFRTASA, from the coding sequence ATGAGCACGAACAGCCTCGATCTGATCCCCGCCGGGACCGTATTCACTGCCGAACAGATCACCCACTACGCGAATTCCGACTCGCGCTCGCTCGATGAGGCCATCGCTGACGCCGACCTCCTCGTCGCCACGCCGCACTCTGGCGCGGCCATCCCGGAGGAGCTCGCCGAGTTCCTCTCCCCCGCACTCACGCGGCGCCTGCAGTACGACTTCAGCGACGTCGCGACGGCATCGATCGTGCGTCGCTGGGCCGAGATCGACCCCCGCATCGTGGCGGTCATCAACCCGCACCCCCGGCTCATCCGCGACCCGAACCGGAAGAAGCCCGACGATGTGCGTGCAGACCTCGCCGCGGCGATCGAGCGCGTCCGAGAAGCGGGCGCGTGGCAGAAGGTTGACCTCACGGGCGTCGACGCGATTCGCCCCGTCACGTTCTCGTTCTTCCCGATCCTTGAAATCCCCGAGACCGATGAGGGTCTGCAGCGCCTCGTCGACGCGTTTGCCGACACCGCCGAGCAGGGCCTCGGCGTGTACGAGCGCACCCGCGAGGAGCTCACCGACAGGTTTATCGCCCAGGGCCTCGAGCGCGGAGGCTCGTTCACGCGCCTCTCATTCCACGACACGATGAACACCACGACGACCCGCGAGGGCGCCGTGAACGTCGCCCGAGCTGAGGCAGACCGGCTCCCCGCCGTCGTTGCGCTCTCGAATCGCGGCGACCACGACGGCGAGGAGCGCGATCCCGAGGATCGCCCGACGATGGATCCCGCGGCGCTTCGCGCGCTCGCAGCGGCGCACCGCGAGGGCTTCGAGGTCGCCGATCCGGCGGCCGTGCTCCTCAACCAGCCGTACCTTGGCAGCGAGGAGATCCGCGCGGCGGGCGCGCGCTTTGGCGCGATGCGGGCCGAGGCCAAGGCGGCGAACTTCACGCCGGGGGCAGTCCAGGCAGAGTTCCTCCGCGAATTCCTGCTCGGCCCCGCGGCCGCTGCGGAACTGCAGGAGCCCGGCACGGACTGGATCGAAGAGGATCCCGCGCACATCGACGCGATCGCTCAGGCCTGCAAGCGGGCCTGGGACGCATTCCGCACGGCCTCCGCGTAG
- a CDS encoding ATP-dependent zinc protease family protein, whose product MDEYYSSTLTGWREWVSLPGIGVPWIKAKIDTGAQTSALHAGNITPFERGGEAWVRFTVQPWQEGTLDEVEIELPIHDRRTVRSSSGHTQDRLVVVMDLGLVGRVVPAEVTLTDREEMVFRMLIGREALKQGYVVDSGASFLGGRPPSKIRKRNRGLA is encoded by the coding sequence GTGGACGAATACTATTCAAGCACCCTGACGGGCTGGCGTGAATGGGTGAGCCTGCCCGGAATCGGAGTGCCGTGGATCAAGGCCAAAATCGACACCGGGGCGCAAACCTCGGCCTTGCACGCGGGCAACATTACTCCCTTCGAACGGGGCGGTGAGGCATGGGTGCGCTTCACGGTTCAGCCGTGGCAGGAGGGCACCCTCGACGAGGTCGAGATTGAGCTGCCTATTCACGACCGCAGGACGGTTCGGAGCTCTTCAGGGCACACCCAAGACCGTCTCGTCGTGGTGATGGACCTCGGCCTCGTCGGCAGGGTCGTCCCGGCCGAGGTGACGCTCACGGACCGCGAAGAAATGGTCTTTCGGATGCTCATTGGGCGCGAGGCTTTGAAACAGGGGTACGTGGTCGACTCGGGCGCGTCATTCCTCGGCGGGCGCCCGCCGTCGAAAATCCGCAAGCGCAACCGCGGCCTCGCCTAG
- a CDS encoding RimK family alpha-L-glutamate ligase yields MKLAILSRAPQAYSTQRLRAAAEQRGHNVKVLNTLRFAIDLATDEPDLRYRGKLLSDYDAILPRIGNSITYFGTAVVRQFEQMDVYTPNTANGISNARDKLRAIQILSRHSIDMPPTAFVRNRADVRPAIESVGGAPVVIKLLEGTQGIGVILAPQVKVAEAIIETLHSTQQNVLIQKFIAESRGRDIRALVVGDRVVAAMRRVASGDEFRSNVHRGGTVEAVQLDPAYEQTAVRAAQIMGLRVAGVDMLEGDDGPLVVEVNSSPGLQGIETATDLDVAGAIIDYIANQVNFPEIDVRQRLSVSTGYGVAELAMHAGAEHVGKPLGDLGLWERDITVLTLHRGVQVIPNPRKHVVLEPEDRLLCFGKLEEMRSMIPERPRRRARVRKLPPEAQDLVDG; encoded by the coding sequence TTGAAACTGGCGATTCTTTCGCGCGCCCCCCAGGCGTATTCGACGCAGCGCCTCCGCGCGGCCGCTGAGCAGCGCGGTCACAACGTGAAGGTGCTGAACACCCTTCGCTTTGCGATCGACCTTGCGACTGATGAACCTGACCTGCGCTACCGCGGCAAACTCCTGAGCGACTACGACGCGATCCTGCCCCGCATCGGCAACTCGATCACCTATTTCGGCACCGCGGTCGTCCGCCAGTTCGAGCAGATGGACGTCTACACGCCGAACACGGCGAACGGCATCTCAAACGCGCGCGACAAGCTGCGCGCGATCCAGATCCTCTCGCGCCACTCGATCGACATGCCGCCGACCGCGTTCGTGCGCAACCGCGCCGACGTGCGGCCCGCGATCGAGTCCGTCGGTGGTGCGCCCGTCGTGATCAAGCTGCTTGAGGGCACTCAGGGCATCGGCGTGATCCTCGCGCCCCAGGTGAAGGTCGCCGAGGCGATCATCGAAACGCTGCACTCGACGCAGCAGAACGTGCTCATTCAGAAGTTCATTGCGGAGAGCCGCGGCCGCGACATCCGCGCGCTCGTTGTGGGCGATCGCGTCGTCGCCGCGATGCGCCGCGTCGCGTCGGGCGACGAGTTCCGGTCGAACGTGCACCGCGGCGGCACCGTCGAGGCCGTGCAGCTCGACCCCGCGTACGAGCAGACCGCCGTGCGCGCCGCCCAGATTATGGGGCTCCGCGTCGCGGGTGTCGACATGCTCGAGGGCGACGACGGCCCGCTTGTGGTGGAGGTCAACTCGTCACCCGGCCTGCAGGGCATCGAGACCGCGACCGACCTCGACGTCGCCGGCGCGATCATCGACTACATCGCGAACCAGGTGAACTTCCCCGAGATTGACGTGCGCCAGCGGCTCTCCGTGTCCACGGGCTATGGTGTGGCCGAGCTCGCGATGCACGCGGGCGCTGAGCACGTCGGAAAACCGCTCGGCGACCTCGGGCTCTGGGAGCGCGACATCACCGTGCTGACCCTGCACCGCGGGGTGCAGGTCATCCCGAACCCGCGCAAGCACGTGGTGCTCGAGCCCGAGGACAGACTGCTCTGCTTCGGCAAACTCGAGGAGATGCGCTCGATGATTCCGGAGCGCCCGCGCCGCCGCGCTCGCGTGCGGAAGCTCCCGCCCGAAGCACAGGACCTCGTCGACGGCTAG
- a CDS encoding anaerobic C4-dicarboxylate transporter → MDIFLFITQLLVVLGCIVMGTRSSGVGLGLWGGTGVAILVFVFGLAPGAPPVDALLIVLSVVLASSMMQAAGGIDWMVSIAAKVISKNPKQITLIAPLTAFLFSVGAGTSNILYPLLPVIYDLSYRNGIRPSRPLSLSVVATGVALACSPVSAAMAAMIALTDTAPWNFELMDIIKVTLPAAIVGIFLASLFVRRLGKDIADDPEIQAKIASGKLVAPGATATAVKAEVTVTKEGRWAAIIFLLGVLAIVVFGLFSGLRPLGAGDDPQPIGMTPIIEIIMFVAGTLIMLVAKPKVAEIPTMTVFRAGMVSAIALFGLAWLTNTFLGEHSKLVAEGIGGLVDTAPWIFALGVFLVCVLTTSQSTATNSIVPIGLAAGIPLGLMSGMWAGAFAGIYLLPTNGSQIAAANFDESGSTKLGTKLVDHSFFLPTLILAVATIAVGSLFGVLWGG, encoded by the coding sequence GTGGATATCTTCCTATTCATAACGCAGTTGCTCGTCGTGCTCGGCTGTATCGTCATGGGTACGCGCTCCAGCGGTGTTGGGCTCGGCCTCTGGGGCGGCACCGGCGTCGCGATCCTGGTCTTTGTCTTTGGGCTCGCCCCCGGCGCCCCGCCCGTCGATGCTCTTCTTATCGTGCTCTCCGTCGTACTCGCATCATCGATGATGCAGGCCGCGGGCGGCATCGACTGGATGGTGTCGATCGCGGCAAAGGTGATCTCGAAGAACCCGAAGCAGATCACGCTCATCGCGCCGCTCACGGCCTTCCTGTTCTCCGTCGGCGCCGGTACGTCGAACATCCTGTACCCGCTCCTACCCGTGATCTACGACCTGTCGTACCGCAACGGCATCCGCCCGTCGCGCCCGCTCTCGCTCTCCGTCGTCGCTACGGGCGTCGCGCTCGCCTGTAGCCCCGTTTCCGCGGCGATGGCGGCGATGATCGCGCTGACCGACACGGCGCCGTGGAACTTTGAGCTCATGGACATCATCAAGGTCACGCTCCCCGCCGCAATCGTCGGCATCTTCCTCGCGAGCCTCTTCGTCCGCCGCCTCGGCAAGGACATTGCGGACGACCCCGAGATCCAGGCGAAGATCGCCTCGGGCAAGCTCGTGGCCCCCGGCGCGACCGCGACCGCGGTGAAGGCCGAGGTGACGGTGACCAAGGAGGGCCGCTGGGCGGCAATCATCTTTCTGCTCGGCGTTCTCGCAATTGTTGTCTTCGGCCTGTTCTCCGGGCTGCGACCGCTCGGCGCCGGCGATGACCCGCAGCCGATCGGCATGACCCCGATCATCGAGATCATCATGTTCGTCGCCGGTACGCTCATCATGCTCGTTGCCAAGCCGAAGGTCGCCGAGATTCCGACGATGACGGTGTTCCGGGCCGGTATGGTCTCGGCGATCGCGCTGTTCGGCCTCGCGTGGCTGACGAACACCTTCCTCGGCGAGCACTCGAAGCTCGTTGCCGAGGGCATCGGCGGGCTCGTCGATACGGCCCCCTGGATCTTCGCGCTCGGCGTCTTCCTCGTCTGTGTGCTCACGACCAGCCAGTCGACGGCGACGAACTCGATCGTGCCGATCGGCCTCGCGGCAGGCATCCCGCTTGGTCTCATGAGCGGCATGTGGGCCGGCGCGTTCGCAGGCATCTACCTGCTCCCCACCAACGGCTCGCAGATCGCGGCGGCGAACTTCGACGAATCGGGCTCCACGAAGCTCGGAACGAAGCTCGTCGACCACTCATTCTTCCTGCCGACACTCATCCTCGCGGTGGCGACGATCGCCGTCGGCTCGCTGTTCGGAGTGCTCTGGGGCGGATAG